The following proteins are co-located in the Apium graveolens cultivar Ventura chromosome 5, ASM990537v1, whole genome shotgun sequence genome:
- the LOC141723993 gene encoding transcription elongation factor TFIIS-like: protein MEKELILLFQTVEKAAVAAENDAVEGLSPEEDRCIDILKQLQKCPVNYDVLVSTQVGKRLRHLTKHPRKKIQALASQLIETWKNIVVEETLKKNRMGSLDNKVDFNTQPVSAGTSKGIKVENVETLKIEKNDSSAALRSGNLVKYDNNSDEDRIEIYDDVRIQGTASGKREAVVTLASKGKQNVDVIKSTQSMSTAPKLSTLIRCNDPVRDKIRELLLQALNKVPDEVEERQRGEVDACDPIRIAVCLESAMFEKWGRSTGAQKVKYRSIIFNIGDSSNPDFRRKVLLGHVKPEKVLEMKPEEMASHERQLQNKQIKDKALFECERGKQPEATTNSFKCGRCGKRKCTYYQLQTRSADEPMTTFVTCVNCNKRWKFS from the exons ATGGAGAAAGAGTTGATCCTACTATTTCAAACGGTGGAAAAAGCCGCCGTCGCGGCAGAAAACGACGCCGTTGAAGGTTTGTCGCCGGAGGAAGATCGCTGCATCGATATACTCAAGCAGCTTCAGAAATGCCCCGTAAACTACGACGTTTTGGTCTCCACTCAG GTTGGGAAAAGACTTCGGCATCTGACTAAACATCCTAGAAAGAAGATTCAGGCGTTGGCTTCCCAATTGATTGAGACATGGAAGAACATAGTAGTTGAAGAAACGCTTAAAAAGAATAGAATGGGAAGTTTGGACAATAAGGTTGATTTCAATACTCAGCCTGTCTCTGCAGGAACTTCTAAGGGCATAAAGGTTGAGAATGTTGAAACTTTGAAGATTGAGAAGAATGACTCTAGTGCTGCGTTAAGGTCTGGCAACTTAGTTAAATATGATAATAATTCGGATGAGGATAGGATTGAAATTTATGATGATGTCAGGATTCAAGGGACTGCCTCTGGGAAACGCGAAGCAGTTGTAACATTAGCTAGCAAAGGAAAACAGAATGTGGATGTGATAAAATCTACACAATCCATGTCGACTGCCCCCAAGCTGTCTACCCTTATCCGTTGTAATGATCCTGTACGAGACAAAATCCGTGAACTTCTTTTACAAGCTTTGAACAAGGTTCCGGATGAGGTTGAGGAACGTCAAAGAGGTGAAGTAGATGCATGTGACCCTATTAGGATCGCTGTGTGTTTGGAGTCTGCGATGTTTGAGAAGTGGGGCCGGTCTACTGGTGCGCAGAAAGTCAAATATAGATCCATAATATTTAATATTGGGGATTCAAGCAACCCAGATTTCCGTAGAAAAGTACTCTTAGGACATGTCAAGCCAGAAAAGGTCCTTGAAATGAAACCTGAAGAAATGGCAAGCCATGAAAGGCAACTTCAAAATAAACAGATTAAAGATAAGGCTCTGTTTGAGTGTGAGCGTGGCAAACAACCAGAGGCAACTACTAATAGTTTCAAGTGTGGCAGATGTGGAAAAAGGAAATGCACTTACTACCAGTTGCAGACTCGAAGTGCCGATGAGCCTATGACTACATTTGTAACTTGTGTAAACTGCAATAAACGTTGGAAGTTCAGTTAG